From Cecembia calidifontis, one genomic window encodes:
- a CDS encoding CocE/NonD family hydrolase, with protein MKKLNLIFILLMLVWANGFAQEKNILQQLEEIAIIDQKVMMPMRDGVRLATDIYRPKTDKPVPIIFSRTPYNFNSYRDGELVTRTLQTALEAVKRGYAYVVQNERGRFFSEGDWDILGVPLTDGYDAFEWMSKQPWSNGKIGTIGCSSTAEWQMAVASLNHPAHAALIPQGYGAGVGRIGNLYEQGNWYRGGAGQMLFTAWLYSTQHDPMAPKLPEGIGQKDLLRLQRFYDMAPRYPRVDWSEGLRHLPVQDIIKNVHGPQGIYEEMITRKPNDPKWYEGGLFHDHMEFEKPAFWFVSWYDVASTPNLAMYNHIIANAKDPKIRDNQYLVIAPTLHCAFTRATENTIVGERSMGDARLPYDELTYGWFDFWLKGEDNGITQKMPKVRYFTMGSNKWQSSDTWPPKEAQMVTYYLDSKGKANSRLGDGVLSTKRPGRDNPDTFQYDPMDPVNSYGGNVCCTGNAVQGGSFDQQEMELREDILVYTSEPLAQGIEVSGFIEAKLFLSSDVKDTDLTIKLIDVYPDGRAYNLDETIQRVRYREGYEKEVFMEKGKVYEVNMTPMSTSNYFEKGHRIRIEISSSNFPRFDRNMNTGGNNYDETEGVVATNSIHHSSRYPSSISLPIVKK; from the coding sequence ATGAAAAAGCTGAATCTGATTTTCATTCTGCTGATGTTGGTTTGGGCAAATGGCTTTGCCCAGGAGAAGAATATTCTCCAACAGCTGGAAGAAATTGCCATCATCGATCAAAAAGTAATGATGCCTATGCGGGATGGGGTCCGTCTGGCCACAGATATCTACCGCCCAAAAACCGACAAACCTGTTCCTATTATTTTTTCCCGGACTCCCTATAATTTTAACAGCTACAGGGATGGGGAATTGGTAACCAGAACCTTGCAGACCGCCTTAGAAGCTGTAAAAAGAGGCTATGCCTATGTTGTGCAGAATGAAAGGGGAAGGTTTTTTTCCGAAGGGGATTGGGATATCCTTGGGGTTCCTTTGACGGATGGTTATGATGCTTTTGAGTGGATGTCCAAGCAACCCTGGAGCAATGGGAAAATAGGTACCATAGGCTGCTCTTCTACAGCGGAATGGCAAATGGCAGTGGCTTCTCTCAACCATCCTGCCCATGCGGCTTTGATCCCACAGGGATATGGCGCAGGAGTAGGTCGGATTGGCAATTTATATGAACAGGGGAATTGGTACAGAGGAGGTGCTGGACAGATGCTTTTTACAGCATGGCTTTACAGTACCCAACATGACCCAATGGCCCCCAAATTACCCGAAGGAATTGGGCAAAAAGACTTGCTTAGACTTCAGCGGTTTTATGATATGGCTCCCCGGTACCCAAGGGTAGACTGGTCTGAAGGATTAAGGCATCTTCCTGTGCAGGATATCATAAAAAATGTCCATGGACCTCAGGGAATTTATGAGGAAATGATCACAAGAAAGCCTAATGATCCCAAATGGTATGAAGGGGGCTTGTTCCATGATCATATGGAATTTGAGAAGCCTGCCTTTTGGTTTGTATCCTGGTACGATGTCGCTTCCACTCCCAATTTGGCCATGTACAACCATATCATAGCCAATGCCAAAGACCCCAAAATAAGAGACAATCAATACCTGGTCATTGCTCCTACCCTTCATTGTGCCTTTACTAGGGCCACTGAAAATACCATAGTGGGCGAAAGAAGTATGGGGGATGCCAGATTGCCCTATGATGAACTGACCTATGGTTGGTTTGATTTTTGGCTAAAAGGTGAGGATAACGGCATCACGCAAAAAATGCCAAAAGTGCGTTATTTTACTATGGGCTCCAACAAATGGCAATCATCCGATACTTGGCCTCCAAAAGAAGCCCAGATGGTAACGTATTACCTGGACAGTAAAGGAAAAGCAAACAGTAGATTAGGAGATGGTGTTCTTTCTACCAAAAGGCCTGGAAGAGATAATCCGGATACCTTCCAATATGATCCAATGGATCCAGTAAATTCCTATGGAGGTAATGTGTGCTGTACAGGAAATGCCGTTCAAGGTGGTTCTTTTGACCAGCAGGAAATGGAGTTGAGAGAGGATATTTTAGTATATACCTCTGAACCGCTTGCACAGGGTATAGAGGTCAGCGGTTTTATTGAAGCCAAACTATTCCTTTCTTCAGATGTGAAAGATACGGACCTTACTATCAAATTGATTGATGTCTATCCAGACGGAAGAGCCTATAACCTGGATGAAACCATTCAGAGGGTCAGGTATAGAGAAGGATATGAAAAGGAAGTATTTATGGAAAAAGGTAAAGTCTATGAGGTAAATATGACTCCCATGTCCACTTCCAATTATTTTGAAAAAGGCCATAGGATCAGAATAGAAATTTCTTCATCCAATTTCCCCAGGTTTGATAGAAATATGAATACCGGTGGCAACAATTATGATGAAACTGAAGGTGTGGTGGCTACCAATTCGATCCATCATTCCAGCAGGTACCCAAGCAGTATTAGTTTGCCTATTGTGAAAAAATAA